Part of the Rhipicephalus sanguineus isolate Rsan-2018 chromosome 5, BIME_Rsan_1.4, whole genome shotgun sequence genome is shown below.
gttggtgttctATAACTACCTGTCTCTTCGTGTGtgtcatgtttttttcttttatgtcttATGCGAATACATGCATGCAGTTATGACACCAGGATTTTGATAAAACCTGTAGTGGTAGACTGTTAACAATGCAGTGCATTTCTCTAAGTAATGCTTCAAGTGTATTTCCTTAGTGTGTCTGATATTTCGCAAATGTTCTACCATGTGTTTTTTTCATGTTCATATAATGTGCCTGTAACCACTTAGTGAATCGTGTCAAATTTTCTCCTCATAAATATACGAACTATCATTTTAAAGTGACATTTGATTACAGTATGTATATGGCCTAAGCAAAAGTTGCTTAATATGTTTCACAAGGAAACTAAAATTCATCCAGTTAGGGGTGTCAGAAAAAAATGACAGACTTGctgcggtggtttagtggttatggtgctcgactgctgacccgaaggtcacgggatcgaatcccggccgcagcagtcgcattttcaatggaggcgaaaatgcttgaggcccgtgtgcttagatttaggtgcatgttaaagaacccccaggtagtcgaaatttccgagccctccactacagtgtccctcaaatcgtatcatggttttgggacgttaaactctaacaattattattagaaagaAATGACAAAGAACCATGCAAACAGACTCATTTGTCATTGTAACTATTTCGTGCTTTATAAAAAGCATCCCATTGCTTACATTGTTTAAATGAAAATTGTGCATTTGCCAATACCACTTTTTAAGTGCATGTTTGATGGCTTGCCGTGAGTGACCGTGCCTTGTATTTGGTTAAGTTGTGGCCTTAgttttacaaatatacacacacAGGTATGCACACACTTGCTGGACATGTTACtgtgtgttttattgtgtcattCTCCAAACTTTTGGAGAGACTTTCTTTTATACAATCTTGATAAAGCCATTGATTGTTGCAACAActagtgtaataaacattgcttCTGTATAGCCACGCTGTGTCGTAGTTCATTGTGTTGTGCTGTGGAAACTACATTAAGTATGTGAAATATATGTGCCACATTGCATACGACCCTACAATGTTTTTACAGAAATGGGTCTGCCCTAGGTAACATGGTGCAATATACAGTATCGTAAACCAGATTCGAAGCACGCCTAGCAGTAGCTACCTACCTTTTTAATTTTTCCTATTTTGCTGTGAGCATGAGTGGTTTTAGTGGTTGCGTTTTATGCATTCAAGATTTTACATGTATATATTATATAGAGGTTAAAAATTATTCCACTTAAGCATGCTTCCACATATTTTGAGCATGCCGTGATTGAGCTAGCATTCAGTGTTGGAAGGCATCTTTTAGCTGCTATATCAACTGCAACAGGGAGCAACTTTTGCAAGCTGATTTTATTATATGCTATCTGTTTGGATGCCTTCCAGCAATTTCGggcatttccagctgggaattttTGGTCACACAGCTAGATTACTGGGCATGTGCATGGGGAGGTTCCCACAGAAAGTGCTATTTTCAGCTGGAGGAAAATGAATTTCCAACTGGAATATATGATTTCCAGCGGTGCATGGATACGTCCTGGCAGGAAATACTGTTTCCAGCAGGAAAGTCAGCTGGATAACTTGGTTTCCGGCTAGACATGGGTTTCTTTCCAGCTGGAAAGTCCGATTTCTGGCTAGAAAACTTTATTTCCAGCGGGAAACTCAATTCCCAGCAGGAAATTTGGCTGGAAAGCATGGTTTCCAGCCGGAAAGTCTCCCCATTTTCATGTGGGTAGGCaatatttgctggcggcgatggcgtacgctaggagatgcaaatttgtacttggtgtttaatgcgtactaccgtttagtgcgtagttatgccacgttcccggcaggtacgcattaacgaggtttcactgtataggaATGAATGAACTAGCTCAGACGAGTTTTATTGCAATGTCTACCTTCTTGAGCAATTCATGCAGTTAGGAAATTTGAAATTGTGCTACTTGCCACAACTGATCTTTAAAAAATAGATTAGCATTTTAGAACACTCAATATATTTCTGCACTGTTTCATACATCTATGTAATACTTTTCTCACTAACAAGCATTGTGTTTTGACGATTTAATTGGTTAACACAACACCCGAAGGtgacaggatcgaatcccggctgtggtggccgcatttgggtagaggcaaaatgttagaggcctgtgtatacttagatttaagtgcacgttcaGGAATCCCAGGTGgatgaaatttccggagtcctccactatggcgtctctcacaatggttttgggatgtagaaccccaacaattactactaTTGGTCGACACAACAACACATATTGCATATACATATTGCATATtcatgcatatacatatacatatcgtgAAAGGTACACTAAAATAAATGCTCTACTTTCCCGTAAAAGAAACAAAGCCAGCAGATTAATAGGGCATAAAATCTGAAAGGAGGTTGTATGGTTGTTGGCGAGTCACCTGTTGCAAGAGTCCACCATTTGTTCCCAGTCAGAGAGTGCGAGGTGGAGCTTCATTTTTTCAAGTAGTGCAGGTACAAAGCCAGTGTACAGGACGACAGCTTGGTTGACCACTTCCAAGGCTTTCATGAGTTCTCCGCTGCATTCGAAGCACTTGGCCTTCCCAAACAGGCCTTCTGGGACGGCACTGCGGAAGATAATGTTCATCATCAATGAAATTCTTTGCAAAGTCAATGCCTTTTAATTTAAGTACTCTGATATTGTATGAACCAACCTCCTCACAAAATCTGTGGAAAAATGCTGTTACAAACTGCCAAGTAGATGAAAGGTATCACCTTTTATACAGATAACAGGTAGAAGTAACTTCCCAGAATTCCTCCAAGGAAATGGCTTGCAACAGTTCACATGGCTTGTTGTTAATACAACCTGTCCCGTTTGCTATTCATTCGTCCATGATGTGCCTctgtcataaaaaaaaatatgtgtggGTATGGATATATATGTCGATTTTCTTCTTAGACCAGCTTTACTGCAATTGCACTTAGTTGGCATTCAAATAATCTATAGTATGCAATATGTTCACGATGTGGGAATCACTTGATGATCCTTCGATCaatgaaaattgaaaaaattcgagGTGTTTAACTCAGTCGTGTATAGAGCCTGATACCTGGAGCCATAATCCAAGATTTTTTTTGGTAAACTTTAACAAATGTGATAATGATCCCAATGTTTAAAAGAAAAACATTTAGCTGCCTAGTTAAAAAGGAACATCAAGTGTTTTTTCGCGGTATAGGTCTTGGTGGGACTTACACTCCAGGTGACTCAAAGTACTGGATTGCAGATTTTTTGTCCCTTGTGCTGGCAATTTCATTCCATCCTTTCAGTAtaagtccctttaagaaaaaccAGGTTTCAACAATCAGTTATTATAGAAATGTGGAAagtaaaagaaattaaaaaaataaaaatgtatgCAATTAAACCAATTTGAGCTCACGTCACGTGTGGGTGGTGCCACCTTGAGCATACGGTCAATGTATTCTCGTGCCTTGTCATATTTTCCAGTGAGAAAGAGGAACAGCCCAGCATAGTACAACACCTGTGAGCAATTCGAGGAAGTAATTGCAATATCCGATCCAAGTGCATTATATACGTGCACAATGTATCGCAGTGAATACATTACTTTTTCTCCGGCttgtttccttgtttctttcagCTGAGCATCGAGCTGAGCTACAGCCTCCTTGTCTGGGTGCAAATATTTTGGAAAACGTTCAAAGCGTGTTCTTAAATATTACCGAGTCATTATAAAAATGTTCTCTACACACCAACGACGCTACATTTCCTGTGTGCGAAGATCAAGGCCAAGATTCCTCCCAGAGATACATCCTTGCTTTCCCTGACCACATCCAACTCTCGAATTCCTTCTTGAAGACGGCCTACAAGAAACATGGGCAAAGACAGGgcatttaaatatgaaaacaaAACATCCAGTAGCAGCGTTAAGGTGAACCGCGCTGCGGAAGAAAGACAATACCTTCAAAAATCAACGACATTCCGAAATACAGACGATAAACTGGGTCTCCCGAGTAGCGCTTCAAGCCCTCCACCGCAGCACGCTGCATGCTGCGGTAATGCTTTTCTCGGCAGTAATAGTGTATTCTTGTCTGCAAAGGAAAAGTTCTTTTGTCATCTTTGAGTGGTGCGCTTAACTGTGCGCGTTCGGGTGGACTCGCCTTCAGCAGGAGCTCCGGTTCCGTCATAATTGCGCACGTTGTCGTCGGCTGCTAAGAACCGAAACGATTACtagtgtttcggtttcggtcgCTAGGCGACGTAGCAAAGAGGAGTAGTAGTGCGCGCGGTGGACTTCCCtttcgtcgcctaggcaaccagaGCCCATGGTTGCTACGGAGGTCCATAGGTGTCGCTGCAGCGAGCTGGAGTGCCTGCAGATTTTAAGTACCGAAAGAAAGAACGATTTTAAATAGTACACTAGAAGTAAAGTACAACGCAGTGAGTTACTGCACACGTGTGGAAAATATTCTTTCGTACGTGCTTATTTCAAATAATATCCTTTCTATTCGCACGCTGCGTTACGGTGCTTCCAAAAATAATGTTTTCTACAATAATACTACCATGTTTTCTCCGCAACAACTTAGCAACAAACAGTATGGGACATATGGTGATAGGCATCTCACGGTAGATGGCACTTAAATTATGCTTGTGCTTAAATTATGCGCGCACGTCTCGGGGGCGCAATCAAAACGGCTTCGATAGTCGAGAGTGCTCAGCGCGCCCGCCCGAGCCTCGAAGAGGTGGGCACCACCACAGCTGTTGTCGTACAGTCGTACAGTAGTTTTAACGCAATGTAACTCTCGTCGATATCGGAAACACGGAACGCGTCTCCTTGCCATATTGGCCATATGATAACAGCGTGGTGTGACCGGATACGACTTCTTTTTATTCGTTTTTAGTTAATTGGTGCCGTACGTTCATGCTTTCACGACTCGCCTCCTGCATGGAGCGCTCCCTGCGATGGGAGCTAAACCGGCTAAACTAGCTAAACTGTCTAACAACTTCTGCTTGCAAGTTGCAAccctaagcatttttttttttattccgttcATTCCATAAAATCACGTTTGTGGTCCTTTTGCGTGTCAGCTTGTAAACATTGCTTTTATTTTTGTTGACGTTAAATCGATGTATCACAAGTGCGCGCGCAATAATTTTGGTGTTTTGAATCACGCAGCTGCCGCAATGTCGAGTCGCCGGGGCCTGTTTATCGTGTTCGAAGGATGTGACCGGACAGGAAAAACCACTCAAGTCAAGTTGCTTGCGGAGGCATTGGCGGGCCTGGGCCACAAGACCGAATCCATAGCGTTCCCCAAGCGCACTACCGCCACCGGCAAGCTGCTCGACGCTTACCTCGCAAAGGGCGCCAACCTCGACGATCACGCCGTTCACCTGCTGTTCTCCGCCAACCGATGGCAGGAGGCCGAATCGATACGTCAAGCAGTGGCGCAACAGAGGACAGTAATTTGTGACCGTTATGCCTACTCCGGCGTCGCTTTCACGGCCGCCAAATCTCTCGATTTCACATGGTGTCAGCAGCCCGACATGGGGCTGCCGGAGCCGGACGTTGTTTTGTATATGTGTGTGACGCCTGACGTGCTGGACGCTCGTGACGGCTTCGGCGACGAACGGTACGAGAACGCCGAGTTTCAAGCCAAAGTTCGCGCGAACTATGACCGTTTGGCCGCACTGGATAGTGGCACTGGCCGTTGGGTGAATGTTGACGCGACACAAAGCATCGAGACGGTTCATCTTAACGTCCTCAAAGCTGTATTAGATGCTATGTCCCGAGGAGTCGGTGATCTAGGAAAGTTGTGGTGGAAATAAACAGCCGCGTAGCCGTCGTGGTCACGATGGAAGAAACTTACGCTTCCACCGTTGTTGCGGTCCGTTTTGACTGGTTTTGATGTGATGAAATACCAGCGAAACGAAGCGTGTAATACGTTCTAATGAAGTGTTGCTCTATGTAACAGATTCACGAAAGTTttcattaaaaaataaataaatttgagtTTATTTTTTCTTGGCGAAAAGCCCCCGCTTCGACTGTCGCACCGCGACAACACCACCTCGTGAATTTTTTCGCGTGTCCGAAGGTGCAGTGAACTGGAGTGGAGGTAAGTGAAATCGTGTGCACCTGACGAACGTACGCCTACGTAAACATCGAGATGCGGCGCTGTTAGGAATTTCCGCGTGCCACAGTTCACTTAAGACTGACTGATATGACTGAGAGGCAAAATTATTTCGTCGCACGTATGTTTGGCAACATGCCCTTGACATGCCCATTACCCAAACTAGAGTAGACTACTGTCCAaattttatggcctccgagataacaaACGCAAATTTCGACAGAGTTCTTAAAGTCTCCGCCAGACGGCGACGTAGGGGCTACAACTCAAACCACAGCATAGAGGGAATACATATACGCGCTCTACGAGTAAATAACGTCAGCTGTCTTTGAGTCTTTATTGCGGATCTCAAAGGATATGTTTTTGTGCACTGCAACCGCCAACAAAATGGCTGCCATGTTCTAAACATTATACATGTGGATAAATGCAACCATGCAGCTATTTTTGTTAAAAGCAACAAACTATTACGTGTCTTACAGCCGTATTTTTATCAAAAATCAATACATGTTTTGAAAAATTTTAGTAAAACATAACAACGGTaagcgcgtatttttttttttgttcacaaatACGTCACAGGCGCCATACCAGATTTAGTGGTCACTTTTTCTACGTTAAAGAGTCAAGACAAGACGAAGACAGTCGTAACACTACggtactacggtccctagaatagtatattctagggaccgtagtaacACGCTTGTTTGGTGGCATAACGCTTGTTTTGAAAGTTTGCGTtgtggttgcgttttcttgtCTTGTTTCCGTTTGTGCAGTTGATTTTCGAATCAGCCTCGAGTCTCACGGCTGTATTCAAATATTTTTGTATGTTAAGAACGTCGTGTTTGTGTTTCTAGGATTGTAGATGTGTGCGTGACAGCGTCCTCCGGACTGAGTCGGAACATGGCCCTCACTCGAAAGGAAGCCGAAGAGCTGCGGCCATGGGTCGACCGGACTGTGCACAAATTTCTCGGCTTCGAGGAACCGACGCTGGTGACGGCTGCTGTGAGCTGCCTGTCAAGCGGCTTCGACAAGGCAGAGACGACAAGTAAGGCAGTATTACTCCTGATAGCTCGTAGGACGGGAGAGTTAATTGCGTCCACTCATCAGGGATTTATTCACGATTAGCGATTAAGTGCTCTCTCCCAGGTGATCTAAAACAACGCCAAACCCTTCTGTAGGTGTCGAGGCAACAAATGTAGTAGGTTCAGTAAACCACTTTGTCTACGTGTCATCCGGTTTCCCGGCGAATGTGTAGTCATTGTCGAAAGTTTCCAAGACAAGCTACTTTCGGAGCACGGTTGTGCACTGAAACTTTCACAGGCACATATCGCGCAGCGTGGCGGCATTCCCAGACCTGTCATGTCTTTTCCACATACTACCCGTACCAGCTTTGCTTACGTGGGACATGTGTTCGAGCTGTGCGTTTACGTTGCACATCGGTGGGACGTAGCCGAGGAATGTGTATCATTGTCATAACACTAATAATTAGCTGGAGGTGTAGAAAGAGCTTATGGGGAGGCGGAATGCACACCCGAAATAAGTTCTGGCGAAGGAGGTTTACAAAAAGAACTTGCTGTTGTGTCAACTACTGTCCCGAAAGTGAAGCCGGGCCTCGGCTTCTTACTAGGTGCACCATAACACCTTGGCTTATTTATACATAGAGGAAAAACCTGTGTTTTTGTCTGCACAGATACTGCTCGATGTATGACACTGTGTTACTTGTTCTTGTGTGAAGCCTCAACATACTGTCGTTTATTGGATATCAGGTCATCAGTACTGATCTGGATATTTTGTTGGGAACTTCGATTTCTTATGTTATAACTAACCTAGCATTTACATTAACAAAGCAAATTCGTTTCATCCGTAGGCAGACGCAACCCAACAAGGCTTTGCTTATGAAATAGAATAGGGGCAGGCATTGACTTACCGTTGCTGGTAAGAAGCTATGGGAGCTTGCACTCCAGAAACTTTTGTTTTGTTCTGGCATGTCTGGGTTGAAGGCGACTGTGAATTTTATAGAAATGATATTGAGAGTCATCTGCTGTCCGACTGTGGTTATGGCTGCAGTAGCCTTGTTACCAGACAATTCGTTTTCTTCGGTAAAGCTGTTCAATAGTGGCTGGCTGTCTTTGATTGCAGAGAAACTGTCGTCGCTGCTGGATGACTCCAAGGCAGCCTCACTGGCGGAGCAGCTGTTGACCGGTGCCCAGGAGCAGATCCGCACGAAGCAGCAGCGTCAGTCACAGGCAGACGAGGACGGTCCGCGCAAGTCCCGCTTCTCCGAAATGCCGCCTTCGATGCTGAGCCAGCCGAGTCCCGGCCAACTGACCACTCTACAGATACGGGAGATGATGGCCAATGCGCAGCGCATGATCGAAGAGCGCAAGAAGGCTCTGGGAGGCAGCGTGCCACCAGCTGTGGTGCCCGTCGCCGCCGCTGTTGCAGACAGTCGTAACAGGATCGCCGAGCTCACAGCCCAGATCCAGGCTAAGCTTGGCAGTCGGCCTGGCTTTCTTCAGCAGCCTGTTGCAACCCCAGCTGCTGCTTCCACGTGAGAGATAGTCACTTTCTTCCATAGTGGCTTGTCATAAGTGTGTTGTCAGTAATTAAAGCCAACGTCAGCAGAATTAAGGAATGCATAAAAAAGTGAAGTTTTGAATAGTGCAAATATGGCACTATTCGAAACTAGGCTTCAGTGTGGATCAGCTTCAGTGCAAAATATTTTGTTCGAGATACAATTAGATGCTTTATAAGAAACTAAGAAAAATGGACAATTATGGTGCTGAACCTAAATAGAGAGAATGTCATCGTAATAGTTTGCTTTATATGATGCAGAGCTCAGGATGTTGAGAAGCAGCATGGTTCCTCATTATGACCGGTGACATTAGGTTATCACCTAATGTCACAAAGGTGATGTGCTCAAAATTTACGCCACCAGGTACATGCGTCGTGTGCAtaagtaccaggggcgtagccaaagggggggttggggggttcaaacctcccctaaaatttttcaattttgcttgcgatatataaacgcacacatacaaacgcacgcatgagcatacataaagtatggatgaacccccccccccttgaaaaaaactttctggctacacccctgataAGTACTACTAAACTGATGTTAAACTAATTAGGCCTTACAGCTTTGCCAAGATTGCATCAATCCTATCTATAATACAAGTGAGGTTCAAAAAGTTAGTTATATTGCCACGAAGGAAGAGCGATTAAGTGATAGCTTAGGAGGGAGCTTAATTAATCCATGTATAAATATGCTCTTCCGGCTACACCTCCATACATTTTATAGCGAATACATGGCGTTAAATGTGATCTGGCTCATTGAGCCTTTGTCCACCTACAAAAACTTGTTTCTTGCCTTCGCAGCCGGCCGACACCCCTCATTCTAAATGCCGAGGGCCGTACAGTGGACTCAACAGGAAGGGAAATTCAGTTAGCCCACCACACGCCTACACTTAAGGTAAGACATTACACACCCATTCCAGATGTGCAGCAGCAAAATactctgccaattttggtcatGTGATGTATTGGCTAGCTCTCGTTTCTGTAGTGTGTTCATAACTGTGTGCAGTAAAGGAAGGCAACGCACATCAGAAGCTGCAGCTAGTTGGCACAGTAAATTTAGAGCATTAGCACAAAGACCCATTCTGGTGGTGTGACTTGTAGTGGTTACAAAAAACAAGCACACTCAATGCAATGTTGGAATCTGATTGACACAAACCTTGTGTGAGTAAGCGAGGTGACGGCAGTAGCACAACATGAACACTGCCTCGAGCTGTTAGCTGCCTGTATCAAGAGGCTGAATGCTTTGGTGCTTGTTGAGAAAAGAATGTGTACAAAAGATACACATATTTATGCTTAAGCCTCTTGTATCACATTGTAACATCTATTCTGGGCACTGAGTGACCAAATCTGTCTATGTACACATATATCCACAAGTATTATATTCAATAAGAAAACAGCAGAATGCTACGACATgcggagaggaaaaaaaaacttcgctTTAAAAATCTTCATTTATAAAGATTTGTCTGAGAACGACATGTATCTGGCCAGGCTCTATCAGTCATCCAAGTGAAACACAGGAATGGCCTCTGAAGACATGCTCCTGCATAATTCATGTTCTCTGCACTTGTGGCAATGTTAATGTTACTGCAATGGTTCTTCGATTTGTCCAACCTTTTATCACTGGCCTACATGGCACCGCACTGCTATTGCCACTCTTATCAGATATTAAAAACACAGTAGAACAGACACACAATAAAGGAACTTGAGTaaagtaatttaaaaaaaaaatagatcaaCTGACCTTGTACAGCCCTTCTTATCAACACACAAAAGATCTTAGACATGGTAAAGCCCAAAGTACGGATTCCGCTGCACAACACTAGTGCCTACAACATTCTAGCTGTTGCAGGAAGCGGCAACCGCATCTCATTCTATTCTCTTAAGCTTTTGGCGAAAACTACTCTATTTGTAGTCTAATGTTGGCAACGTGTAAGTGTATTTTATAAGCATCACTGCTAGTTTTTATGTTGTGGTTGTGTAAATATGAAGTTCTCTAgctgcaaactttctgcacctctaGGCTTGTCTGCAAGCTAGTCTATCCAGGAGCTGCTTACTTGAAAACTTGGAAATGGCACTGATATGTGGGCACATCACATGCTGCAGGCGAACATCCGAGCCCAAAAGCGGGAGCAGTTCAAAATCCACCAGGAGAAAGTCACTGAGGACGTGTCAGAGCTGAACTTCTTCGACCAACGGGTCGGGGCGAAGCCCGTACAACGCGGCCGCAGGGCCTTCCGCTTCCACGAGAAGGGCAAGTACGAGCAGCTGGCCCAGCGGCTGCGGACCCGGGCGAAGCTTGAGCGCCTCCAACAGGAAATCGCCCAGGCGGCAAAGAAGACGGGCATTTCGTCGGCCACCAAGATTGCGCTCATGGTGCCCGCTGCGCGCCAGGCCAAGGAAGGCAAGGATGACATACCCGACGTGGAGTGGTGGGACACTTTTATCATCAAGGGCGAGAGCTACGACAGCGTGATCGACGCCGTAGTGACGGGTGGGGAGTCACTCGAGAATCTGCTAGAGGGTGTCACGAACCTGGTGGAACACCCGATCCAGATGAAAGCGCCCACCCTGCCACCCCGGGGACCGGCCCCGCTGCCGGTCTTCCTGACACAGAAGGAACGCAAGAAGCTGCGACGGCAGAACCGCCGTGAGGCCTGGAAGGAGAAGCAAGAGAAGATCCGGCTGGGGCTGGAGCCCCCGCCTGAGCCAAAAGGTGCGTGGCATGCTCTGCACTGCATGACCTGTGTCCTTGGTCCATATGTATGGTGTACCATAAATGTCGCCTATAGGCCTGAAGTATGGCCCTTGCATGTGCTTGAGGACCAAGTAACTACATCTATGTGTTTTCTAAGACTTGGCGTATGTGGATGTTTAGTCATTGCACTACATCTTGCTCTAAGGAGCACAGTTCCATTGGGTTTGTATATATCATTGCACATAAGCTGTTTTGTTGCTGACCATAGCAAGGCCTGTTAAAAGATGCCCAAAGGGCAGTgtgtgcatattgtcacgtgatactgtaacgggaacctgtaactagcagtacagcaggacgtcaggctggtccgatcactggcacaacgacctcatcgtcttttttacgagctcgtcctcatcatcttttcgacagcggcacatacaagcctgccaagaacagtgctaggcgatctttactcgtggcattgccccccctttcggagagcatcgtcccgatgccacaTCAAGATtacgagaaacaaaaaaaacacacacacacacacacaatcaccagGACACACGACGTAACGGTAGCGAAGTGCTCACAAGGTTACACAAGAGAGTTTGACGAATAGTCAACGTTGATAAAATGGTTTCATCcttgaaacatggacgatgtctgtCTGCTTGGAACGACGGGATCGATGAGCTGTCTCTTCAAGAACAACTTCGTAGTTCACTTCGCTGATGCGACGGAGAACTCTATAGGGGCCAAAGTAGCGGTGCAATAACTTTTCCGACCGGCCCCATTGGCGAATGGGGATCCACAGCCATACTTGATCACCCGGTTGGTAAATAACTTCGCGATGACGAGCATTGTACCGCTGGGAGTCGATGCGTTGCTGGTTATTGATCCGCTCAAATGCGAGCTTGCGAGCTGCGTCCGCGAGTCGGATGAATTCGTTCGTATCGACACTAATGTCGTACCTGTTGGGTAGGagcatggcatcgagcattgttgtggcctccctgccgtgaagcaaccggaaCGGTGTGAACCCAGTAGTTTCTTGAACAGCGGTGTTGTAAGCAAACGTGATGTAGGGCAGGAtatcatcccagtttttgtggtctcggtcaacgtacatggatagcatgtccgCGATCGTTTTGTTGAGTCTCTCTGTAAGGCCGTTGCTTTGTGGGTGGTATGCGGTAGTTTTCCGATGAGTTGTTCCACTAAGCTGCAGGACGTCTTGCATCATCTgtgcggtgaaagctgttccacgatcggTTATTACTACTGCTAGTGCTCcatggcggagaacgatgttctTCATGAAGAAGTGAGCAATCTTACTGGCAGTGCCTCGTTGTAATGCTTTAGTTTCGCAGTATCGCGTCATGTAATCAGTGGCGACTACAATCCAGCGGTTTCCCTCGTGAGACTTGGGGAAAGGTCCAagcaggtccatgccaatttgatgGAACGGTTGTGTTGGAGGAGCAACAGGCTTGAGAAAACCGGCTGGGCGCAGAGGTGgcgctttacggcgctgacattTGCGACACGTTTTTACATAATGCTTCACGTCCTGCATGAGCTTAGGCCAGTAGTAGTGTTGGCGAATCCGAGCCAAGGTACGCGtgaatcccaagtggccggacGAAGGCTCATCGTGGCAAGCAGATAAGACGTCCGCTCGTAGCGCTGATGGAACGACGAGCAGGTGTTGAGTCGCGTAAGGGTTGAAGTTCTTTTTATAAAGGATATTGCTGCGAACACAAAACGACGATTGCGAGCGCGCAAATGCTAGTGGAGGGTGCGGACTGCGGCCTTCGAGATATTCGATTAGTTGTCGAAGCTCGGAATCGTTCttctgctgttgagccaagtcagatgcactgatagcgcaaagaa
Proteins encoded:
- the LOC119393870 gene encoding U4/U6 small nuclear ribonucleoprotein Prp3 isoform X1; the protein is MALTRKEAEELRPWVDRTVHKFLGFEEPTLVTAAVSCLSSGFDKAETTKKLSSLLDDSKAASLAEQLLTGAQEQIRTKQQRQSQADEDGPRKSRFSEMPPSMLSQPSPGQLTTLQIREMMANAQRMIEERKKALGGSVPPAVVPVAAAVADSRNRIAELTAQIQAKLGSRPGFLQQPVATPVVSCLRSRPTPLILNAEGRTVDSTGREIQLAHHTPTLKANIRAQKREQFKIHQEKVTEDVSELNFFDQRVGAKPVQRGRRAFRFHEKGKYEQLAQRLRTRAKLERLQQEIAQAAKKTGISSATKIALMVPAARQAKEGKDDIPDVEWWDTFIIKGESYDSVIDAVVTGGESLENLLEGVTNLVEHPIQMKAPTLPPRGPAPLPVFLTQKERKKLRRQNRREAWKEKQEKIRLGLEPPPEPKVRMSNLMRVLGSQQVQDPTKVEAHVREQMAKRQKAHEEANASRKLTTEQRRDKKLRKLKEDTSRGVHVSVYRVLSLMNPAKKFKVEMNAKQLFLTGCVVLYRNVNLVVVEGGPRQQSKYRRLMLSRIKWSEDTIQGEGEKTEKNQCQLVWEGTVKSRSFGELKFKVCPTESLAREHFRKHGVEHYWDLAYSSTLLELADA
- the LOC119393870 gene encoding U4/U6 small nuclear ribonucleoprotein Prp3 isoform X2 — translated: MALTRKEAEELRPWVDRTVHKFLGFEEPTLVTAAVSCLSSGFDKAETTKKLSSLLDDSKAASLAEQLLTGAQEQIRTKQQRQSQADEDGPRKSRFSEMPPSMLSQPSPGQLTTLQIREMMANAQRMIEERKKALGGSVPPAVVPVAAAVADSRNRIAELTAQIQAKLGSRPGFLQQPVATPAAASTRPTPLILNAEGRTVDSTGREIQLAHHTPTLKANIRAQKREQFKIHQEKVTEDVSELNFFDQRVGAKPVQRGRRAFRFHEKGKYEQLAQRLRTRAKLERLQQEIAQAAKKTGISSATKIALMVPAARQAKEGKDDIPDVEWWDTFIIKGESYDSVIDAVVTGGESLENLLEGVTNLVEHPIQMKAPTLPPRGPAPLPVFLTQKERKKLRRQNRREAWKEKQEKIRLGLEPPPEPKVRMSNLMRVLGSQQVQDPTKVEAHVREQMAKRQKAHEEANASRKLTTEQRRDKKLRKLKEDTSRGVHVSVYRVLSLMNPAKKFKVEMNAKQLFLTGCVVLYRNVNLVVVEGGPRQQSKYRRLMLSRIKWSEDTIQGEGEKTEKNQCQLVWEGTVKSRSFGELKFKVCPTESLAREHFRKHGVEHYWDLAYSSTLLELADA
- the LOC119393869 gene encoding thymidylate kinase, whose amino-acid sequence is MYHKCARNNFGVLNHAAAAMSSRRGLFIVFEGCDRTGKTTQVKLLAEALAGLGHKTESIAFPKRTTATGKLLDAYLAKGANLDDHAVHLLFSANRWQEAESIRQAVAQQRTVICDRYAYSGVAFTAAKSLDFTWCQQPDMGLPEPDVVLYMCVTPDVLDARDGFGDERYENAEFQAKVRANYDRLAALDSGTGRWVNVDATQSIETVHLNVLKAVLDAMSRGVGDLGKLWWK